The following proteins are encoded in a genomic region of Liolophura sinensis isolate JHLJ2023 chromosome 7, CUHK_Ljap_v2, whole genome shotgun sequence:
- the LOC135470545 gene encoding adhesion G-protein coupled receptor G6-like, protein MLMKPQMTDSTSTRLLQILEKYTERAILGTNGNQRQTYRVLALEMWNVQNSTEVNGIRYLQVDEPPAGATQEFDWFSNQTFKTRIVSDEDEDDDDNDINNVDVSISLPPSLIQDRLKASQAKGENLRMSFIVQRLDVLFSGQPSSDNTSVVGSLIVSASLGNEKIENLAEDQQIRTIFFVNQTKTGTPRCVFWDFALHGGKGGWSGRGCTLLNITGKEGYYECSCNHLTNFAVLIDYGGKIDEVHNTALTVITIIGLSLSIIGLSLTVITFLLFRKLRKGNNQKTLFNLALALLAAWILFLVGIILTQENLHSQVGCLVVAVLLHYFLLAGFMWMLVEAVLQYLRFVKILGTYIPYFIIKASFIAWGVPLIPVIVVLSINYNLYYRAEGMNITKFCWMDQYTSYFAFLLPIGLIILVNLVVFALIIWTICTRPKGLQTNQSKTKSAMVSLQAGIACFVLLGLTWIFGFLAIENARLVFQYIFTVLNSFHGFFIFLFFTLREKKVRQQWRALCCKKTERQRPYVSSEMYSNSNKHSGSDDTTSNFTSQMVIDNGGKFQRINSSGESVETNKPTQESMSFMSNRYKH, encoded by the exons ATGTTGATGAAGCCTCAGATGACCGATTCTACATCTACCAG ACTTTTGCAGATTTTGGAAAAATACACAGAGCGAGCAATTCTTGGAACTAACGGCAATCAGCGGCAAACTTACAGGGTACTGGCCCTGGAGATGTGGAATGTACAGAACAGCACTGAGGTGAATGGCATCAGGTACCTCCAGGTTGATGAGCCTCCCGCGGGAGCAACTCAGGAGTTTGACTGGTTTTCAAACCAAACATTCAAAACAAGAATTGTATCtgatgaagatgaagatgatgatgacaacgACATAAACAATGTTGATGTGTCTATTTCTCTGCCCCCATCTTTGATACAGGATAGACTAAAAG CTTCGCAGGCCAAAGGTGAAAACCTGAGGATGTCTTTCATTGTTCAGAGGCTTGACGTATTATTCAGTGGACAACCATCCAGTGATAATACTTCTGTGGTAGGAAGTCTCATTGTGTCAGCTTCTCTGGGCAATGAAAAGATAGAGAATTTAGCAGAGGACCAACAGATAAGGACAATCTTTTTTGTTaaccag ACTAAGACGGGTACTCCTCGCTGTGTGTTCTGGGACTTTGCCCTACATGGTGGTAAAGGTGGGTGGTCAGGTAGAGGCTGCACCTTACTAAACATCACAGGAAAGGAAGGATATTATGAATGCAGTTGCAACCACCTCACCAACTTCGCTGTCCTCATT GACTATGGTGGGAAGATAGATGAAGTGCACAACACTGCCCTGACGGTCATTACCATCATCGGCCTGTCCTTGTCCATCATTGGCCTCAGTTTGACTGTCATCACCTTCCTTCTGTTCag AAAACTTCGCAAGGGGAATAACCAGAAGACGCTGTTTAACTTGGCGCTGGCGTTGCTGGCTGCCTGGATCCTCTTCCTGGTCGGCATCATCCTGACACAAGAGAACCTGCACAGCCAGGTGGGCTGCCTTGTCGTCGCTGTTCTCCTCCACTACTTCCTGCTGGCAGGATTTATGTGGATGCTGGTGGAAGCTGTTCTCCAGTACTTGAGATTTGTCAAGATTTTGGGCACCTACATACCATACTTCATCATCAAAGCCTCCTTTATAGCATGGG GTGTCCCATTAATTCCTGTCATCGTGGTTCTGTCTATAAACTACAACCTCTACTACCGAGCCGAAGGGATGAACATCACAAAGTT ctGCTGGATGGATCAGTATACGTCATACTTTGCCTTCTTGTTGCCCATTGGGCTGATTATCTTGGTAAACCTGGTGGTGTTCGCCCTCATCATATGGACCATCTGTACCCGGCCCAAAGGTTTGCAGACCAACCAGTCCAAGACAAAGTCAGCCATGGTCAGTCTGCAAGCAGGCATTGCATGTTTTGTCTTACTAG gCTTAACATGGATCTTTGGCTTTCTAGCCATTGAGAATGCCCGCCTTGTCTTCCAGTACATTTTCACAGTCCTGAATTCCTTCCATGGCttcttcatatttttgttcttcaCCCTGAGGGAGAAGAAGGTCCGGCAGCAGTGGAGGGCATTGTGTTGCAAGAAGACAGAGCGACAGAGGCCATACGTCTCCTCTGAGATGTACTCTAATTCCAACAAACATTCCGGAAGTGACGACACAACATCCAATTTCACTTCACAGATGGTCATCGATAATGGTGGAAAGTTCCAGCGAATTAATAGCTCTGGCGAAAGTgtagaaacaaacaaaccaactCAGGAATCCATGTCCTTCATGAGTAATCGATATAAGCATTAA